A window of the Microvirga terrae genome harbors these coding sequences:
- the fabG gene encoding 3-oxoacyl-[acyl-carrier-protein] reductase, which produces MFDLTGRKALVTGATGGIGGAIARALHAQGATVTLSGTRRAALDELASSLGERVHVVEANLSDKDSVEALVPAAETAMEGLDILVNNAGVTKDNLFMRMKDEEWDTVIAVNLTASFRLSRAAVKGMMRRRYGRIVNIGSVVGSTGNPGQGNYAASKAGLIGMTKALAAEVASRNITVNLVAPGFIESPMTDVLNEKQREGILGTIPMGRLGQGDEIASSVVYLASTEAAYVTGQTLHVNGGMAMF; this is translated from the coding sequence ATGTTCGATCTCACCGGCCGCAAGGCTCTCGTCACCGGCGCCACGGGCGGCATCGGCGGCGCCATCGCCCGCGCCCTCCATGCCCAGGGCGCCACCGTGACCCTGTCCGGAACCCGACGGGCGGCCCTCGACGAACTGGCTTCGTCCCTGGGCGAGCGCGTCCATGTGGTCGAGGCGAACCTGTCGGACAAGGACTCGGTCGAGGCGCTCGTTCCGGCCGCCGAGACCGCCATGGAAGGGCTCGACATCCTGGTCAACAATGCGGGTGTGACCAAGGACAACCTGTTCATGCGCATGAAGGACGAGGAATGGGACACGGTGATCGCCGTGAACCTGACCGCATCCTTCCGCCTGTCGCGGGCGGCCGTGAAGGGCATGATGCGCCGCCGCTACGGACGTATCGTCAATATCGGCTCGGTCGTGGGCTCGACCGGCAATCCGGGGCAGGGCAACTATGCCGCCTCCAAGGCCGGCCTGATCGGCATGACCAAAGCCCTCGCGGCCGAGGTCGCCAGCCGCAACATCACCGTGAACCTCGTCGCCCCGGGCTTCATCGAGTCGCCCATGACGGACGTGCTCAACGAGAAGCAGCGCGAGGGAATTCTCGGAACCATTCCCATGGGGCGGCTCGGCCAGGGCGATGAAATCGCCTCGTCGGTCGTCTATCTCGCCTCCACCGAGGCCGCCTACGTGACGGGTCAGACCCTGCACGTGAATGGCGGAATGGCCATGTTCTAA
- the fabF gene encoding beta-ketoacyl-ACP synthase II, translated as MRRVVVTGLGMVTPLGSGVDATWSRLVEGQSGANKITDFKVDDLACQIACQIPRGDGSAGTFNADEWMEPKEQRKVDPFIVYAMAASTMALRDSGWEPKSYEDQCATGVLIGSGIGGIGGIYEASATLIERGPRRISPFFIPGRLINLAGGYVSIEHGLKGPNHAVVTACSTGSHAIGDAARLIALGDADVMVAGGTESPINRLSIAGFAACRALSTNFNDDPTRASRPYDKDRDGFVMGEGAGVVVLEEYEHAKARGAKIYAEVIGYGLSGDAYHITSPSEDGDGAYRCMAAALKRAGIDVSEIDYVNAHGTSTPLGDELELKAVERIVGNAAGKLSMSSTKSAIGHLLGAAGAVEAIFSILAMRDGIIPPTINLDNPSVETAIDLVPKQAKRKEVNVALSNSFGFGGTNASLILRRVS; from the coding sequence ATGCGCCGGGTAGTCGTTACAGGTCTTGGCATGGTCACGCCGCTCGGCAGCGGGGTCGACGCCACATGGTCCCGCCTCGTCGAGGGTCAGAGCGGCGCCAATAAAATCACCGATTTCAAGGTCGACGATCTCGCCTGTCAGATCGCCTGCCAGATCCCCCGGGGCGACGGCTCCGCCGGCACGTTCAATGCCGACGAGTGGATGGAGCCCAAGGAGCAGCGGAAGGTCGATCCGTTCATCGTCTATGCGATGGCGGCCTCCACCATGGCCCTGCGGGATTCCGGCTGGGAGCCGAAGTCGTACGAGGACCAGTGCGCGACCGGCGTGCTGATCGGCTCCGGCATTGGCGGCATCGGCGGCATCTACGAAGCCTCGGCGACCCTGATCGAGCGCGGCCCCCGCCGCATCTCGCCCTTCTTCATCCCCGGGCGCCTGATCAACCTGGCCGGCGGCTACGTGTCCATCGAGCACGGCCTAAAGGGGCCGAACCACGCCGTGGTGACGGCCTGCTCCACCGGCTCCCATGCCATCGGCGACGCGGCCCGCCTCATCGCCCTGGGCGACGCGGACGTGATGGTGGCCGGCGGCACGGAATCGCCCATCAACCGGCTCTCCATCGCGGGCTTCGCCGCCTGCCGGGCCCTGTCCACCAATTTCAACGACGATCCGACCCGCGCCTCGCGTCCCTACGACAAGGACCGCGACGGCTTCGTCATGGGCGAGGGCGCCGGGGTCGTGGTGCTGGAGGAATACGAGCACGCCAAGGCCCGCGGCGCCAAGATCTACGCCGAGGTCATTGGCTATGGCCTGTCGGGCGACGCCTACCACATCACCTCGCCGTCCGAGGACGGGGACGGAGCCTATCGCTGCATGGCCGCGGCCCTCAAGCGGGCCGGCATCGACGTCTCCGAGATCGACTACGTCAACGCGCACGGAACGTCGACGCCGCTCGGCGACGAGCTGGAGCTGAAGGCCGTCGAGCGCATCGTGGGCAATGCGGCCGGCAAGCTCTCCATGTCGTCCACCAAGTCGGCGATCGGACACCTTCTGGGGGCGGCCGGCGCCGTCGAGGCGATCTTCTCGATCCTGGCCATGCGCGACGGCATCATTCCACCGACCATCAACCTCGATAACCCGTCGGTGGAAACGGCGATCGACCTCGTGCCCAAGCAGGCCAAGCGCAAGGAGGTCAATGTCGCCCTGTCGAACTCCTTCGGGTTCGGCGGGACTAACGCTTCGCTCATTCTTCGTCGCGTATCCTGA
- a CDS encoding RelA/SpoT family protein, translating into MMRQYELVERVKRYNPSANEALLNRAYIYAMMAHGNQKRASGDLFFGHPLEVAAILTDLKLDDATIAAAVLHDTVEDTQATLEEINKTFGPQIGALVDGLTKIKRLDLVSKRAAQGENFRKLLLAIADDVRVLLVKLADRLHNMRTLQFMPPDKRKRIAEETLDIYAPLAGRMGIQEMREELEELSFQNLDPEAYEAIKRHLHELSAKNEKLVDEIERTLTTKLRAQGIEASVSGRQKRPYSIWRKMERKSVSFEQLSDIFAFRIIVNTIDECYRALGVVHTSWPMVPGRYKDYISTPKQNDYRSIHTTVIGPGSQRVELQIRTEDMDEVAEYGIAAHALYKEGVNGDSRLATESRAYQWLRRTIDLLAEGDNPEEFLEHTKLELFHDQVFCFTPKGRLIALPRGATPIDFAYAVHTDVGNTAVGCKINGRMSPLLTELQNGDEVEIVRAEGQTPPAAWESLVVTGKARASIRRATRAAVRRQYTGLGHQILERAFERAGRPFSDEKLKGALPRLARVSVEDVLAAVGRGEMFSGDVVRAVYPDYLDERRAGADGRSQPDGAGKKAGSEHPGGIPIRGLNKDMPIRFAQEGGAVPGDRIVGILTAGQGVTIYPIQSPSLAAFDNEPDRWIDVRWDLESGSTQRFPARIKLQSINEPGSLAQITQVIADHDGNIDNVSMKRRTQDFTDMTIDLTVWDLKHLNAIIAELRAKRVVSRVDRITG; encoded by the coding sequence ATGATGCGCCAGTATGAACTCGTCGAGCGGGTCAAGCGCTACAACCCCTCGGCCAATGAGGCGCTTCTCAACCGCGCTTACATCTATGCCATGATGGCTCATGGCAACCAGAAGCGTGCTTCCGGCGACCTGTTCTTCGGCCATCCCCTCGAAGTCGCAGCCATCCTCACGGACCTCAAGCTTGACGACGCGACCATCGCGGCGGCGGTTCTCCACGACACCGTCGAGGACACGCAGGCGACCCTGGAGGAAATCAACAAGACCTTCGGCCCCCAGATCGGCGCGCTCGTCGACGGCCTGACCAAGATCAAACGGCTCGATCTCGTGTCGAAGCGGGCGGCCCAGGGCGAGAACTTCCGCAAGCTTCTTCTGGCCATCGCCGACGACGTGCGGGTCCTGCTGGTCAAGCTCGCCGACCGCCTCCACAACATGCGCACCCTGCAGTTCATGCCGCCGGACAAGCGCAAGCGCATCGCCGAGGAGACCCTCGACATCTATGCGCCCCTGGCCGGTCGCATGGGTATCCAGGAGATGCGCGAGGAGCTCGAGGAGCTGTCCTTCCAGAACCTCGATCCGGAAGCCTACGAGGCCATTAAGCGCCACCTCCACGAGCTGTCGGCCAAGAACGAGAAGCTCGTCGACGAGATCGAACGGACCCTGACGACGAAGCTGCGCGCGCAGGGCATCGAGGCGTCGGTATCGGGCCGGCAGAAGCGGCCCTATTCCATCTGGCGCAAGATGGAGCGCAAATCCGTCTCCTTCGAGCAATTGTCCGATATCTTCGCCTTCCGGATCATCGTGAACACCATCGACGAATGCTACCGGGCGCTCGGAGTCGTCCATACGAGCTGGCCGATGGTGCCGGGGCGGTACAAGGACTACATCTCGACTCCGAAGCAGAACGACTACCGGTCGATCCACACCACGGTGATCGGGCCCGGCAGCCAGCGCGTCGAGCTGCAGATCCGCACCGAGGACATGGACGAGGTCGCGGAATACGGCATCGCCGCCCACGCCCTCTACAAGGAAGGCGTCAACGGCGATTCGCGCCTCGCCACCGAGAGCCGGGCCTATCAATGGCTGCGCCGGACCATCGACCTCCTGGCCGAGGGCGACAATCCGGAGGAGTTCCTCGAGCACACCAAGCTCGAGCTGTTCCACGACCAGGTCTTCTGCTTCACGCCCAAGGGGCGCCTGATCGCGCTGCCGCGCGGCGCGACCCCCATCGACTTCGCCTATGCGGTGCATACCGATGTCGGCAACACGGCGGTGGGCTGCAAGATCAACGGCCGCATGTCGCCGCTCCTGACGGAGCTGCAGAACGGCGACGAGGTGGAGATCGTCCGCGCCGAGGGCCAGACGCCCCCGGCGGCCTGGGAATCGCTCGTGGTCACCGGCAAGGCGCGCGCGTCGATCCGCCGGGCCACCCGTGCGGCCGTGCGCCGGCAATATACCGGCCTTGGCCACCAGATCCTGGAACGCGCCTTCGAGCGGGCCGGCCGGCCCTTCTCCGACGAGAAGCTGAAGGGCGCCCTGCCCCGGTTGGCGCGGGTCTCCGTCGAGGACGTGCTGGCGGCCGTGGGCCGCGGCGAGATGTTCTCCGGCGACGTGGTGCGGGCCGTCTATCCCGACTACCTGGACGAGCGCCGCGCCGGAGCGGACGGCCGCAGCCAGCCCGACGGTGCGGGCAAGAAGGCCGGAAGCGAGCATCCCGGCGGCATTCCGATCCGCGGCCTCAACAAGGACATGCCGATCCGCTTCGCCCAGGAAGGCGGCGCCGTTCCGGGGGACCGCATCGTCGGCATCCTGACCGCCGGCCAGGGGGTGACGATCTACCCGATCCAGTCCCCGTCGCTGGCGGCCTTCGACAACGAGCCCGACCGCTGGATCGACGTGCGCTGGGACCTGGAATCGGGTTCGACGCAGCGCTTCCCGGCGCGCATCAAGCTGCAGTCGATTAACGAGCCCGGATCGCTCGCGCAGATCACCCAGGTGATCGCCGATCATGACGGCAACATCGACAACGTCTCCATGAAGCGGCGCACCCAGGACTTCACCGACATGACCATCGACCTGACGGTCTGGGACCTGAAGCACCTCAACGCCATCATCGCGGAGCTGCGCGCCAAGCGCGTGGTGAGCCGCGTCGACCGCATCACGGGCTGA
- the rpoZ gene encoding DNA-directed RNA polymerase subunit omega produces the protein MARVTVEDCIDKVDNRFELVLLASHRARLISSGSPLTIDRDRDKNPVVALREIADETIAPDDLKEQLIHSMQKYVEVDEPEAEAVPMLSNTAAAPSTGSDNDADIQFDRMSEEDLLRGLEGLVPPSSSADDDDRE, from the coding sequence ATGGCTCGCGTGACCGTCGAAGACTGCATCGACAAGGTCGACAACCGGTTTGAGCTCGTTCTGCTGGCCAGCCACCGGGCTCGCCTCATTTCCTCGGGTTCCCCGCTCACCATCGACCGCGACCGCGACAAGAACCCGGTCGTGGCCCTGCGTGAGATCGCCGATGAGACGATTGCTCCCGACGACCTGAAGGAGCAGCTCATTCACTCGATGCAGAAATACGTCGAGGTGGACGAGCCGGAGGCCGAAGCCGTCCCGATGCTCAGCAATACGGCAGCCGCCCCCTCCACCGGCAGCGACAACGACGCGGACATCCAGTTCGACCGCATGAGCGAAGAGGACCTGCTCCGCGGCCTTGAAGGCCTCGTGCCTCCGAGCAGCAGCGCGGACGACGACGACCGCGAATAA
- a CDS encoding YicC/YloC family endoribonuclease — MSIASMTGFAREAGVTGSYQWAWELKSVNGRGLEVRVRTPSGLDAVGEDARGQILKALTRGQGQLNLSLSRASSAPRLRVNQDVLQSLLSAIGGLTLPDNVQPASLDGLLSVRGVVELDDDAADPSQDEGLVAALKAAVGALIGSLKAARLKEGQALAVVLGQQLDRISSLVDEAEAAPARRPEAIRARLETQIAELLDGRAGLDPDRLHQEAVLIAARADIREELDRLRAHVDAARGLLQEGGPVGRRLDFLAQEFGREANTLCAKANDVSLSRIGLELKAVIEQFREQVQNVE; from the coding sequence ATGTCCATTGCGAGCATGACCGGTTTTGCCCGCGAAGCCGGTGTCACGGGTTCCTACCAATGGGCCTGGGAACTCAAGAGCGTGAACGGTCGCGGGCTCGAGGTCCGGGTTCGCACACCCTCCGGCCTCGATGCGGTGGGTGAGGACGCGCGGGGGCAGATCCTCAAGGCGCTGACCCGCGGCCAGGGTCAGCTGAACCTGTCGCTCAGCAGGGCATCGTCGGCCCCCAGGCTGCGCGTGAACCAGGATGTGCTGCAATCGCTGCTCTCGGCGATCGGCGGCCTGACGCTTCCGGACAATGTGCAGCCCGCCTCGCTCGACGGTCTGCTGTCCGTGCGCGGCGTGGTCGAGCTGGACGACGATGCCGCCGATCCCTCACAGGACGAGGGGCTGGTTGCGGCTCTGAAGGCGGCGGTCGGCGCGCTGATCGGGTCTCTCAAGGCCGCGCGGCTGAAGGAAGGGCAGGCGCTCGCGGTGGTTCTCGGGCAGCAGCTCGATCGCATCTCCAGCCTGGTCGACGAGGCCGAGGCGGCACCGGCCCGCCGGCCCGAGGCCATTCGCGCCCGGCTGGAGACCCAGATCGCCGAGCTGCTCGACGGCAGGGCCGGTCTCGATCCCGACCGCCTGCACCAGGAAGCGGTGCTCATTGCGGCCCGGGCCGATATCCGCGAGGAACTCGACCGGCTGCGGGCCCATGTGGACGCGGCCCGCGGCCTCCTGCAGGAAGGCGGGCCGGTCGGACGGAGGCTCGACTTCCTGGCTCAGGAATTCGGGCGCGAGGCCAATACTCTGTGTGCGAAGGCCAATGATGTGTCCCTGTCGCGGATCGGGCTTGAATTGAAGGCCGTGATCGAGCAATTCCGTGAGCAGGTTCAGAATGTGGAGTGA
- a CDS encoding acyl carrier protein translates to MSDVADRVKKIVVEHLGVEADKVTDNANFIDDLGADSLDTVELVMAFEEEFNVEIPDDAAETIVTVGDAIRFLEKNAA, encoded by the coding sequence ATGAGTGACGTCGCTGATCGCGTGAAGAAGATTGTTGTCGAGCACCTCGGCGTCGAAGCCGACAAGGTGACCGACAACGCCAACTTCATCGACGACCTGGGCGCCGACAGCCTGGACACGGTCGAACTGGTGATGGCTTTCGAGGAAGAGTTCAACGTCGAGATCCCGGACGACGCGGCTGAGACCATCGTGACGGTCGGCGACGCCATCCGGTTCCTCGAGAAGAACGCAGCCTAA
- the mltG gene encoding endolytic transglycosylase MltG, with the protein MFGRKKKLLLPPVDDSDHGAQPRLAPRSPNEAIKPSMAPPPPPRLRRRRRGMLSLLSGLLTLLVAVAIAGIFGFSMLQHEVAAPGPLQSDKVVVIPRNTGTGEIASILKEEGVIDQPLLFQAYAHMNRQRGQLKAGEFQFKAGTSIEDAIDTLIQGKAILHTVTVPEGLTSEQIVARLYEHEILAGDVTETPREGSLLPDTYKFERGTTRQQIINTMQAAQRQAIEQIWQRRSSELPIKSPQELVILASIVEKETGRADERTRVAGVFINRLMKRMKLQSDPTIVYGLVGGKGTLGRGILRSEIEAATPYNTYVVEGLPPGPIANPGRAALEAVANPSRTKDLYFVADGSGGHAFAETYEQHQRNVTRWRQIEKSRPAPDANDVDRVAPDAGDQTSLPAGVTPALRGTANALPTSGGRPGRGFDASEGTDKDPLKNKTFDLNNPKNVPPLRQP; encoded by the coding sequence ATGTTCGGACGAAAGAAAAAGCTCCTTCTCCCTCCCGTGGACGATTCCGACCACGGTGCGCAGCCTCGTCTGGCACCCCGCTCTCCGAACGAGGCCATCAAACCCTCCATGGCGCCGCCGCCGCCGCCGAGGCTCCGCCGCCGCCGCAGGGGGATGCTGTCGCTTCTGAGCGGCCTGCTGACCCTTCTCGTCGCCGTGGCAATCGCCGGCATCTTCGGCTTCTCCATGCTCCAGCACGAGGTGGCGGCTCCCGGGCCGCTGCAGAGCGACAAGGTCGTGGTCATTCCCCGCAACACCGGCACGGGCGAGATCGCCAGCATCCTCAAGGAGGAGGGCGTCATCGATCAGCCGCTCCTGTTCCAGGCCTATGCCCACATGAACCGGCAGCGCGGCCAGCTGAAGGCGGGCGAGTTCCAGTTCAAGGCCGGCACCAGCATCGAGGACGCCATTGACACCCTCATCCAGGGCAAGGCAATCCTGCATACGGTCACGGTTCCCGAAGGCCTGACGAGCGAGCAGATCGTCGCCCGCCTGTACGAGCACGAGATCCTCGCGGGCGATGTGACCGAGACCCCGCGCGAGGGCTCGCTCCTGCCCGATACCTACAAGTTCGAACGCGGCACGACCCGTCAGCAGATCATCAACACGATGCAGGCGGCCCAGCGCCAGGCCATCGAGCAGATCTGGCAGCGCCGCTCCAGCGAATTGCCGATCAAGTCGCCCCAGGAGCTCGTGATCCTCGCCTCCATCGTGGAGAAGGAAACGGGCCGGGCGGACGAGCGCACCCGCGTGGCGGGCGTCTTCATCAACCGCCTCATGAAGCGGATGAAGCTTCAGTCCGATCCGACCATCGTGTACGGGCTGGTCGGCGGGAAGGGCACCCTCGGCCGCGGCATCCTGCGCAGCGAGATCGAGGCCGCCACACCCTACAACACCTATGTGGTCGAGGGCCTGCCGCCTGGTCCCATCGCCAATCCCGGCCGTGCCGCCCTCGAGGCCGTGGCCAACCCGTCGCGGACCAAGGATCTCTACTTCGTGGCCGACGGTTCGGGAGGCCATGCCTTCGCCGAAACATACGAGCAGCATCAGCGCAATGTGACGCGCTGGCGGCAGATCGAGAAGAGCCGTCCGGCTCCCGATGCGAACGATGTGGACCGGGTGGCGCCCGATGCCGGCGACCAGACGAGCCTTCCTGCAGGCGTGACGCCTGCCTTGCGCGGCACCGCGAATGCGCTGCCGACTTCTGGGGGGCGGCCAGGGCGCGGTTTCGACGCGAGCGAGGGGACCGACAAGGACCCGCTCAAGAACAAGACCTTCGATCTGAACAATCCGAAGAACGTTCCGCCTCTGCGTCAGCCGTGA
- a CDS encoding gamma-glutamyl-gamma-aminobutyrate hydrolase family protein, with translation MPHLPRIAVIMDENTSVDGTRYDMTKAYFVAIQRAGGLPFGIPYVPEMIEPVIDGFDGFLSVGGRFAFPDSWFVDGQVSKAPRSERLDIEIALMRGFLERDKPVLGICNGMQVLAALHGCRLSPDLRTLGPDIMDHDRRGTVHKVAIEQGTLLSRIVGQTELTVNTFHREAVVTLSDRTVASARAEDEIIEAIEIPDRRFAIGVQWHQELFAAQDHPGNRLFEAFVHATR, from the coding sequence ATGCCGCACCTGCCCCGCATTGCCGTCATCATGGACGAGAACACCAGCGTCGACGGCACGCGCTACGACATGACGAAAGCGTATTTCGTGGCGATCCAGCGGGCCGGCGGGCTTCCCTTCGGCATCCCGTATGTTCCGGAGATGATCGAGCCGGTGATCGACGGGTTCGACGGCTTCCTCAGCGTGGGCGGCCGCTTCGCCTTCCCCGATTCATGGTTCGTCGACGGGCAGGTCTCCAAGGCTCCCCGGTCGGAGCGGCTGGACATCGAGATCGCCCTGATGCGCGGCTTCCTGGAGCGCGACAAGCCGGTTCTGGGCATCTGCAACGGCATGCAGGTTCTCGCGGCCCTGCACGGATGCCGCCTGTCGCCGGACCTGCGGACGCTCGGACCCGACATCATGGATCACGACCGACGCGGAACCGTCCACAAGGTGGCGATCGAGCAAGGCACCCTGCTCTCGCGCATCGTCGGGCAGACCGAACTCACGGTGAACACCTTTCACCGCGAAGCCGTGGTGACCCTGTCCGACCGGACCGTCGCCAGCGCCCGCGCGGAGGATGAGATCATCGAAGCCATCGAGATCCCCGATCGTCGCTTCGCCATCGGGGTCCAATGGCATCAGGAGCTGTTCGCCGCGCAGGACCATCCGGGCAACAGGCTCTTCGAAGCTTTCGTGCACGCCACCCGATAG
- the fabD gene encoding ACP S-malonyltransferase: protein MKRAFIFPGQGSQAVGMGKALADAFPQAKAVFDEVDEALSQKLSAIMWEGPAEELTLTANTQPALMAVSLAAIRVLEAEAGLDLKRHAAFVAGHSLGEYSALAAAGSLSIADTARLLRIRGNAMQSAVPVGQGAMAALLGLEYDAALEVAREAAQGEVCDAANDNGGAQVVVSGHKAAVERAVAIAQTRGAKRAVMLTVSAPFHCALMQPAADAMREALGGVTVNTPVVPVVANVEAAAITDPAAIRDALVRQVTGTVRWRESVAFMAAQGVESFHEVGSGKVLTGLVKRIAAGTSAAAIGTPEDVAAFKASLNG, encoded by the coding sequence ATGAAGCGCGCATTCATATTCCCCGGCCAGGGAAGCCAGGCCGTCGGCATGGGCAAGGCCCTGGCCGATGCCTTCCCTCAGGCCAAGGCGGTGTTCGACGAGGTCGACGAGGCTCTCTCCCAGAAGCTCTCCGCCATCATGTGGGAAGGCCCGGCCGAGGAGCTGACCCTCACTGCCAACACCCAGCCGGCCCTGATGGCCGTGAGCCTCGCCGCCATCCGGGTCCTGGAGGCCGAAGCCGGTCTCGACCTCAAGAGGCATGCCGCCTTCGTGGCCGGTCATTCGCTCGGCGAATACTCGGCTTTGGCCGCCGCCGGCAGCCTTTCCATCGCCGATACGGCCCGGCTGCTGCGGATCCGCGGCAATGCCATGCAGAGCGCCGTTCCGGTCGGGCAGGGCGCCATGGCGGCGCTTCTCGGGCTCGAATACGACGCGGCTCTCGAGGTGGCCCGAGAGGCTGCGCAGGGCGAGGTCTGCGATGCGGCCAACGACAATGGCGGCGCCCAGGTCGTCGTGTCGGGCCATAAGGCCGCCGTGGAACGGGCCGTGGCGATCGCCCAGACCAGGGGCGCCAAGCGCGCCGTGATGCTGACCGTGTCCGCCCCCTTCCATTGCGCCCTCATGCAGCCGGCGGCGGACGCCATGCGCGAGGCCCTGGGCGGCGTGACCGTCAATACCCCGGTCGTTCCGGTCGTGGCCAATGTGGAAGCTGCCGCCATCACCGATCCGGCCGCCATCCGCGACGCCCTGGTGCGCCAGGTCACAGGCACCGTCCGGTGGCGCGAGAGCGTGGCCTTCATGGCCGCTCAGGGTGTTGAATCATTTCATGAGGTCGGCTCCGGCAAGGTTCTGACCGGACTCGTGAAACGCATCGCGGCCGGCACCTCGGCCGCGGCCATCGGCACCCCTGAGGATGTCGCCGCCTTCAAAGCCTCCCTGAACGGATAA
- a CDS encoding D-alanine--D-alanine ligase family protein has translation MSQSRKTIGLLFGGRSAEHEVSKLSAANVLRALDPDRYDIVPIGIARDGRWLLCDNGNGAGRGAQSLEIPEGAPQVALLPGGAGETIVLDRNGPSRSLRLDAVVPVLHGPNGEDGTVQGCLELANVPYVGSGVMGSAAGMDKDIAKRLLRDSGLPVVPFLTLTPGTRVDYRAAAEALGTSDLFVKPANMGSSVGVSRAPSPEEFDRACERAFRYDRKVLVERSVTGAREIECSVLEDAAGEVRASPLGEIVPSDSHGFYSYDAKYIDADGALLRIPADLPPAQARRIQELAVLTFRTLACEALARVDFFLDPKNDDGLFVNEVNTLPGFTAISMYPKLWEAGGLPQGELMEVLIAHAIARHERRNALALV, from the coding sequence ATGTCGCAGTCGCGAAAGACGATCGGGCTTCTGTTCGGAGGACGCTCGGCCGAGCATGAGGTCTCGAAGCTGTCGGCGGCCAACGTCCTGCGCGCCCTCGATCCCGACCGCTACGACATCGTGCCCATCGGGATCGCCCGGGACGGCCGCTGGCTCCTCTGTGACAACGGCAATGGCGCCGGACGGGGCGCTCAGTCCCTGGAGATCCCGGAAGGAGCCCCGCAGGTGGCCCTTCTTCCGGGCGGGGCCGGCGAGACGATCGTGCTCGACCGCAATGGGCCGTCGCGATCCCTGCGCCTCGATGCGGTCGTTCCCGTGCTCCATGGGCCCAACGGCGAGGACGGCACCGTCCAGGGCTGTCTCGAACTGGCCAATGTTCCGTATGTGGGATCCGGCGTGATGGGCTCCGCCGCCGGGATGGACAAGGACATCGCCAAGCGCCTCCTGCGCGACAGCGGTCTGCCGGTCGTTCCCTTCCTGACGCTCACGCCCGGAACCCGCGTCGACTACCGGGCCGCCGCGGAGGCCCTGGGCACCTCCGACCTCTTCGTGAAACCCGCCAATATGGGCTCGTCCGTCGGTGTGTCCCGGGCTCCCTCGCCCGAGGAGTTCGACAGGGCCTGCGAGCGCGCCTTCCGCTACGACAGAAAGGTGCTCGTCGAGCGCAGCGTCACGGGGGCGCGCGAGATCGAGTGCTCGGTGCTGGAGGACGCCGCCGGCGAGGTCCGGGCGTCGCCGCTTGGGGAGATCGTGCCGTCCGACAGCCACGGCTTCTACAGCTATGATGCCAAGTACATCGATGCGGACGGCGCTCTCCTGCGCATCCCGGCGGATCTCCCGCCGGCCCAGGCACGCCGCATCCAGGAGCTCGCGGTCCTGACGTTCAGAACTCTCGCCTGCGAGGCCCTGGCCCGCGTCGACTTCTTCCTGGATCCGAAGAACGACGACGGCCTCTTCGTCAACGAGGTGAACACCCTGCCCGGGTTCACGGCCATCAGCATGTATCCCAAGCTCTGGGAGGCCGGGGGCCTGCCTCAGGGCGAGCTCATGGAGGTGCTGATCGCCCACGCCATCGCCCGCCACGAGCGCCGGAACGCGCTCGCGCTGGTGTAG
- the gmk gene encoding guanylate kinase, giving the protein MWSDAVSQDSKPPVGRRGLILILSSPSGAGKTTLTRSLVEERAGVLSVSVTTRPKRPSEIEGKHYHFIDVDEFKAMRERDELLEWAEVHGNFYGTPRKPVEKTLAAGQDMVFDIDYQGTRQVRQKLPDDVVTVFVLPPSFRELKARLERRAEDAPEVIAKRLANARIEMERWVEYDYVIVNEDLGRSFESLKAIQTAERLKRERLVGLSDFVEGLLAEKID; this is encoded by the coding sequence ATGTGGAGTGATGCGGTGAGCCAGGATTCGAAACCTCCGGTCGGACGTCGCGGCCTCATCCTCATCCTGTCGTCCCCGTCCGGCGCCGGAAAAACCACACTCACCCGCAGCCTCGTGGAGGAGCGGGCCGGCGTCCTCTCGGTGTCCGTCACCACCCGTCCCAAGCGTCCCTCCGAAATCGAGGGCAAGCATTACCACTTCATCGACGTGGACGAGTTCAAGGCGATGCGCGAGCGCGATGAACTCCTGGAATGGGCCGAGGTGCACGGCAACTTCTACGGTACGCCGCGCAAGCCCGTGGAGAAGACGCTGGCCGCCGGCCAGGACATGGTGTTCGACATCGACTACCAGGGCACCCGCCAAGTCCGTCAGAAGCTCCCGGACGACGTGGTGACCGTGTTCGTCCTTCCGCCGAGCTTCCGGGAGCTGAAGGCGCGGCTCGAGCGCCGGGCCGAGGATGCCCCCGAGGTCATCGCCAAGCGCCTCGCCAATGCCAGGATCGAGATGGAGCGTTGGGTCGAGTACGATTACGTCATCGTCAACGAGGATCTCGGCAGGTCCTTCGAGAGCCTGAAGGCGATCCAGACGGCCGAACGGCTGAAGCGCGAGCGCCTCGTCGGCCTGTCCGACTTCGTCGAAGGGCTCTTGGCCGAGAAGATCGACTGA